The Mangrovivirga cuniculi genomic sequence CCAGATAGAATTCTTTTTGATTATTTTTATTAAGTTCTTCTTTAGCCAGGTAATCAATAACAGAAATGATATTATTTCTTTCTCCTCTGAAGATAAACGTATAGATCAGACCAATTAAAGCTTCGTGCCTGGTGTTATCATCTTCTCCTTTTACATTAACATATTTATAGGTGTTAACTGCTTCTTCCAGTTCTCCACGGTAATATCTGGCATCACCCACCGCTACATACGCATTGTCATTCCAGTTTGAGCCTTCATGTCTTTGAATAGACATCGAAGCTTTTTTAATCACATCTTCAAGCTGATCATCGTACGCATTGGTTTGTGCGGTATCGAGGGGAGGATATATATAAAGGACTTTTTCAAAGTTGTCTTCGTATTGAGCCCTGCGGTCTTCTTCAATAGCTTTCAGGTTTTCACGAGCCAGCCAGTATGCATTATATTTGGCATTAGTATCGTGCCAAACCATGCTAACAGGATTACTTTTGTTAACAGCACACGAAAACGAAGTAAGCAATAAAAATAAAAATAGTAAGTTTTTAATAAATTGCATTTGCTGCAGATAAATCGATTTATGTAGTAAACGTAAGAAAAGAAGGCGTAATTATACATTAATCAGGCCTTTTTTCGTAAATAAATATATAATTTTGCGAGGCATTAAAAATTTAACGCATTGAAAAGCAGAAAGACACTATCTAACTGGCTGACAAACAGGTACCTCTTAATTATACGAAACGAAGAAAACTTCGCTGAGAAGACTACTGTAAGTTTCAATTACGCTAAGTTAATTGTTATAGCGTCCGGGCTTTTAATATTGCTCGTTGCCTTAGCTTTTTTTCTTGTTACGACTGTTTTGTCAGAATGGTTTGATCCAAGACATGCTCAGCAGCAAACCCGAAGACAAATGGTCGAGTTCAATTTAAAGCTCGACAGTATTGAAATTGAGATGAAAAAGAAAGACCTTTTAATATCTCGTTTCCAAAAGCTTTTAGCTGGTGATTCTGTAGATTTTTCAGATGATCTTTCCGAAGAAAAAATTGCTGAGGGAGAAGCTTCTTCCAATAAAGAGCTCGATGAAAATGAAATGGCATCAATTGATAGTGCGTTTCGCAAACAATTTTCTACAGTAAATAATGCT encodes the following:
- a CDS encoding M23 family metallopeptidase, with the protein product MKSRKTLSNWLTNRYLLIIRNEENFAEKTTVSFNYAKLIVIASGLLILLVALAFFLVTTVLSEWFDPRHAQQQTRRQMVEFNLKLDSIEIEMKKKDLLISRFQKLLAGDSVDFSDDLSEEKIAEGEASSNKELDENEMASIDSAFRKQFSTVNNAILTSVVEGTEASELQEIVFFPPLKGLVSSKYNPLQNHYGIDVVAVSNDPVKCVADGTVIFSDWSQDGGYTIAVQHVGNLISVYKHNSALLKETGNFIRGGDVIALVGNSGELTDGPHLHFELWYNGNSVNPEEFVSF